A genomic stretch from Canis lupus baileyi chromosome 3, mCanLup2.hap1, whole genome shotgun sequence includes:
- the OR6M1 gene encoding olfactory receptor 6M1: MGNWSIVTEFTLIAFPVLLELRIFLFVVLLLTYTLTATGNIIIIFLIWTDNRLQTPMYIFLSNLSCLDILYTTVITPKLLACLLGEKKTISFAGCITQTYFYFFLGTVEFILLAVMSFDRYVAICNPLRYTTIMNSRACLLLVLGCWVGAFLSVLVPTIVVTRLPYCRKEINHFFCDIAPLLQVACVDTYLIEQINFLLSALVILSSLAFTAGSYTYIISTILRIPSAQGRQKAFSTCASHITVVSIAYGSNIFVYVRPSQNYSLDFDKVAAVLITVVTPLLNPFIYSLRNEKVKEVLRETMNRIMSLILRKT, encoded by the coding sequence ATGGGGAATTGGAGCATAGTGACCGAATTTACCCTAATTGCCTTCCCTGTTCTCTTAGAGCTTCGAATCTTCCTCTTTGTGGTTCTTTTGCTGACTTACACACTAACAGCAACAGGAAACATTATCATCATCTTCCTAATATGGACTGATAATCGCCTGCAAACTCCAATGTACATTTTCCTCAGTAATTTGTCCTgtctagatattttatataccACGGTCATTACCCCAAAGTTGCTAGCCTGCCTCCTTGGAGAGAAGAAAACCATATCCTTTGCTGGCTGCATCACTCAAAcatatttctacttctttctggGGACAGTGGAGTTTATCCTCTTGGCGGTGATGTCCTTTGACCGCTACGTGGCCATCTGTAACCCCCTGCGCTACACCACCATCATGAACAGCAGGGCCTGCCTCCTGCTGGTTCTGGGCTGCTGGGTCGGAGCCTTCCTCTCCGTGTTGGTACCAACCATTGTAGTGACAAGGCTGCCTTATTGTAGGAaagaaattaatcattttttctgTGACATTGCCCCTCTTCTGCAAGTGGCCTGTGTAGACACTTACCTCATTGAGCAGATAAACTTCCTTCTATCTGCCCTCGTCATCCTGAGCTCCCTAGCATTCACAGCTGGGTCCTACACCTACATCATCTCTACCATCCTGCGCATTCCCTCAGCCCAAGGCCGCCAGAAAGCTTTTTCTACCTGTGCTTCTCACATTACGGTTGTGTCCATTGCTTATGGGAGCAACATCTTTGTGTATGTGAGACCCAGTCAGAACTATTCCCTGGATTTTGACAAGGTAGCTGCTGTCCTCATTACAGTGGTGACCCCTCTTCTGAACCCTTTTATTTATAGCTTAAGAAATGAAAAGGTGAAAGAAGTGTTGAGAGAGACAATGAACAGAATCATGTCCTTGATACTAAGGAAAACTTGA